The following nucleotide sequence is from Bacteroidales bacterium.
TCTTGCAAAAGCTTCCTTCCAATGGATCGGTACTTGACCTTTTTGATATGATTCTACTTCTTTCTCCAACATCTGAGAAATCAGTTGAGCCTTCTTAGTAATTTCTTCAATGTAACGTTCCTTATTATTCATATATATCCAAGCAAGGTTCTATTTCATTTTTCCATTGGAAAATTCCTCCTTCAAGACAATATACTTCAGAATTGATTTCGTATATTATCGGGTAAAGTTCCATACATTTCATACCAAGCTTGCAGTATAAAACAATAGGAATGTCTGTTTTAAATTCTTCTAATTGTTTTCTTAACACCTTAAATCCTGGAATATTAATAGCTCTATCGATGTGAGAAAAATTGAATTCATGAGTCTCTCGAAGATCTACAAGTTGAAAAGATCTACCTTCATCGATCCATTTTTTGAGTTCCGATGGTGTAATATTTTTAAATTCCATAGTAATCAAACATTTTTCTTATCAAACCTGGGCATTTTTTTTCGTAAGCTATGCAAAAAGCTAATGCTCCAAGTACATAATCGTGCAAATTCTTATGTTGGTCAAACCACTCTCCTGGAAAATTTTTCAAAGAACAAATTTTATCATAATATCCATCCTTGTCAACCCAAATTAGTTTTTCTTTATCAACCATAAGATAGTAGTTACCCAACTGTCTTT
It contains:
- a CDS encoding rhodanese-like domain-containing protein; this translates as MEFKNITPSELKKWIDEGRSFQLVDLRETHEFNFSHIDRAINIPGFKVLRKQLEEFKTDIPIVLYCKLGMKCMELYPIIYEINSEVYCLEGGIFQWKNEIEPCLDIYE